Below is a genomic region from Telmatobacter sp. DSM 110680.
GCGCTGAAGAAGAGCGCGGCGGCGGTAAAGGAGCTATGCGCTGTAATCGGCGTCTAGCTTCTCAAATTTCTTTTTCTTCGAAAAGGCCACTCTGCAATGGGGTGGCCTTTTTGCAGGCGGTCAACCGAAGGGTGGAGGGTCTTGCCCAACCTTCCTCCGATGCTCGTGACGACTTGAAGCCTCATTCTCGAAGTAGCCTAAGCGCCAACTTCTCTGATGCTTGCAATTCATCAGGCACACCAAAGCTCATAACAGCTGCACCGCGACTTCAGAAATAATTTCCCTATCTCGCGGGCACCCGAGTTCCATCACTTAGGAGAGTCAAGTTGCGCAAATCGTCCATAGTTTTACTCTGCCTTTTCACAGCCTTCGTCACAGCCCAGGCACAGAGCAACTACGCAGTTGTGCGCGGGTCCATCTTCGATCCTCAGCATCATGCCGTGGTGGGCGCACATATTCATCTGAGCGAAACCAGTACTGGCGCTGCACGCGAAGTTGTTTCAAATGCGACCGGACTCTACGAGATCGCAGGATTGCAGCCAGGCGCATACTCGCTCAAAGTTGACAGCCAAGGCTTCGCACAATCAGAAGAAAACATCGACCTCGAAGTTGGACAGCAGGCAACGCTTGACGTTGTTTTGCGCGTTAACAAAGAATCCCAGACCGTTACCGTTGCAGCTTCGGGCGAACTTCTCAAGACGCAGGACGCAAGCGTTGGAGAAGTCGTCGATCAGCATTCAGTCGATTCCCTCCCCCTAAACGGCCGCATGCTGATCGATCTCGTTCTTACGGTTCCTGGCGCTCACGTGAGCCATGGGGCTGCGACGGGCGACATGAATCCTCTCTATTGGCGCCCCGGCCAGCGTTCAGCAGTGAGCATTGGCGGTAGCCGCCCTAATGGAAACTACTTTCTGCTCGACGGTGCGACAAATACTGACCCGACTTTCAGCACCCAAAACCTGAGCGCCTCGCCCGATGCGGTGCAGGAGTTCCAGGTGCAAACAGGCAGCTATGCGGCGGACATGGGTGGTGCGGGCGGCGGCCAGATCAATATCGTCACGCGCTCGGGAACAGCGCATCTCCATGGAACTGTGTATGAATTTCTGCGGAACGGCGACATGGATGCCCACTCGTTCAATGACATGGGCATGTCGAATTTCCTGGTGCAGAACAACTTTGGCGCATCGGTGGGCGGCCCGGTATGGCACACCGGCAAGACCTTCTTCTTCGTCAATTACGAAGGACTGCGCAATGTCGAGACCATGGCCATGGTTGACACCGTCCCTACCGCTGCTGAAGCTACGGGCGACTTCAGCCAGAGCGGCGTAAACATCTACGATCCGGCGACCACGCAGGCCAATCCAAGCTTTAACCCGAGTCTGCCTGTCAGCAAGTCAAACCCGCAGTACATCCGCCAGCAGTTTGAATATAACGGCGTGTTGAATGTAATCCCGCCGAGCCGTCTCACTCAGGCTGCCTCAATCATGCTGAACAAATACACGCCCCAGCCCAACACCATGGACATGGGTTCAATGACGATGATGGGACAGCCCACGGTGGTCGGTGCGGGCAATGATGCTAACAATTATCTGGACCTGCGCAAGCAGCGTATGAACGATGACCAGGGCACTGTCCGCATCGATCACAATTTCGGGAACGGCGATCTTGCCTACTTCCGCTACTCCGGTGCGGGCGAATTCGGTTTCATGCCGGAAGGGCTTCCAGGTTTCGGCTTTTACCACGACGACCTCGCACAGAACGGAATCCTTGCCTGGAACCACGTCTTCTCATCGCAGCTAGTAAATTCGGCGTCCGGGGCGATTTCGCGTCTCACGATGATGCATAGTACTGAAAGCGCCAACAGAAACGATATCGTTACCGAATTAGGTATCACTGGCACCGGCTTTGGTGGACCCGCTGCATGGGGCGCGCCTTACTTCAACGTGCAGGGATATACGCCGATGGGCGACAACTACATCGCGACTCCGATGCATGCCTGGGACACGGTGATCGAAGGTCGCGACACGTTGAACTGGCAGATCGGAAGGCACAGCGCAAAGTTCGGAGGATCGTATCGTGACTTCATCTGGCCGATGTGGGGCTTCTTCCAGAACCGCGGCTACTACCAGTTCACCAATGGATTCACGACTCAGGATGCGCTGAACGATGGCACAGGATCTGCACTTGCCAGCTTTGAGCTTGGGCTTCCGGCAGCGCGGCAGGGCCAGGCCGGCGTTCCCCAGATGGATCTGCGGCAGTGGTACGCCGACGGATACGCACAGGATTCATGGCGTTTGACTACGACAACAACGTTGACCTACGGGGTGCGCTACGAATTCATGAGCCCTCTGGTCGATATTCGCTACACCAACAGCAATCTTGATCTCAGCAGCGGCACACCACAGGTTTTCATCGGCGGGCAAAACGGATATCCCAAAGGCCTGATGTATGCCAATCACACCAATTTTGCTCCGCGACTTGGCCTGGCACAAAGCATTCCGCACCTCGGCGTGGTTGCGCATGTGGCCTACGGCATTTTCTATACGCCCGTAGATATGAATACCTGGTGCAATCAGCGCCACAATGTGCCGTATGTCTTCCCGCTCACTTCGCAGAGCGATCCCTATCTGCCGAGCATCAATACATTGAACTTCCCTGCCCCTGTGCTGGGCACCAGCGTCGTGAGCTTCACATCTGTGCAACTGCATGCGCCGGCGCAATACATTCAGCAGTGGAGCACGTCGCTAGAAAAGCAGGTCGGCAAAGCGACGACTGTCGAACTCGGATATCTGGGAGCCGGTGGATTCCACCTGCAGCGTTCACACTTGATCAATAATGCCGAGCCGGGCCCAGGCTTGATTCAGCCGCGGCGGCCACACCCCAAGATCAGCTTCGTGGCCAACACGGTATTCCCGGCAGGCGTTAACGTTGCCAGCTCTACTTTTCCGGTAAGCACGATCAACCTGCTTGAGAACACATCACAAAGCTGGTATGACGCGGGATACGTGAACGTGCGTCAGCGATATTCGAACGGCCTGAGCTTTCTTGCGAATTACACGTTTGCGAAGTCGCTGGAAAATGCGCCGGATTTTCGGTCGCCAATGTTTGAGGCAGCAACGCCGCAAAACAACGACGACCTGAACGCGGAGAAAGGGCCCGGCTGCGATGTGAAGCACCGCTTCGCGCTCAGCGCCGTGTATAGCTCTCATGCCATGGGTACGAACCACCTGATGCAGGCACTCAGCCGCGATTGGAGAGGTTCAATGGTATTCCAGGCTCAAACCGGATTCCCGCTGACCATCTCAGTCTTTGGCGACACTGCCAATGCCGGAACGGTTGTCGGAGAAAATCCCATTCGCGCCAACGTTACGGGACAGAAGGTCTTTGCGTCCGGAACCCGCAACTCCACAACATGGTTCAACCCGAGTGCGTTTGCCGCTCCCGCCGCCTACACTTACGGGAATTCGGGTCGCAATTCTGTCTACGGACCTGGAATGCAAACCATGGATCTAGGACTTGTTCGTGAATTCCCAATGGCTGAAAAAGCTCGCTTCGAAGCTCGAGCGGAGTTCTTTAACGCACTGAACCACACCAACCTCGGCACGCCGAATCGGTTCGTGAATACATCGAGCTTCGGCAGCATCACCGAGGTTTCATCACCGGGCCGTGAGATTCAGTTGAGCGCGCGCATCAGCTTCTAAGGAGTCTGCAATTGGAAAAAGGCGAGGCCAATGGGCTTCGCCCTTTTTTTGCTTTTGAGTCTCATCGACACTGAGTCTCGCGGATACTCGGCATACCAGTGCTACTGCTTCAGGAAACTGACCATTCCTGGACCGATCTGGCCGGCGCACTCATTGGGCGCAAGATGACCGCAGCCGGGGATGATATTCATCCGCGACTGCGGAATGAGCTGGTGAATCTTCTGGCCTTCGCTCAATGGAGTGATCTGATCAACGTCGCCCCACACAAGCAACACGGGCATCTTGAGAGTGGGTAAAAGAGCGTCCGTGGTATCGCGTCCGGTCAGCATCGAGTCGATGGCGCGATGAATGATCCATGCATGTTCACGCGACGTGCGGAGTATGTCCTCCGCGACGAACCTTGGCAGTCGTGGCGGATGAGGCATCAGTAGTGCGTCGAATTTTTCGAGCTCTGCCGGAGAAACTGGCGTGAACAGCTTGATGTCCCAGTCCGGCTTTACATAGGGACCTGCGCTGTCAAACAGCATCAATCTGCGAATTCGTTCCGGATGTTCCGCGGCTACAAGCTGCACGATCCATCCGCCCATCGACCAGCCGCCGAGATCCACCTGCTTAAGTCCAAGAGCATCGAAAAAGCTCGTAACCACTTTTGCTTCGTCTCTGACGGAGTAGGAAAAATCCGCAGGCTTATCACTCTCGCCGTAACCCGGCAAGTCGGGGAGGTATACGCGATAGCCTGCCCTTGCGAGGTAAGGCGCCAGCTTTTCCCAATCCTCAGAGCGTCCGCCCAGACCATGGACAAGAACCACAACCGAACCGTCGGCAGGTCCAAGAGTGTAGTAGTGGACACGAATTTCGCCCAAATCGATGTAGTTGCTGCGCGCGCCGATGAAATACATCTGCCCCTTGTTGAAGACGCGAAAGACACTGAGAGGACGCAGCCAGAATGCCAATCCCAGGGTGATGACGAGTGCCAGAAAAACGAATACGAACCATTTTGCCAGGCGCTTCAACTTGGCTCCTGTTTGGTAAAAGATAAAGTCTTGGCACGCTGCCACCCAGCTTCAATCACCCGCACCGTAATGGGATCAAGTGCCAGCGCGCTGTGACTGTTCCACTCGGCACGCTCAACCCAGCGGACTGCATCGGCATCGGAAGCAGCCTGCAAGACTCCCCCGACCACCCGGCAAAGATAATCTGCGATTACGTAGTGATAGCGCACGCGTTCGCCTTCCGGACCCGTTTCTCTATAGATGCGATCAAGCAGTTCTATGAGTTCCAGGACCTCCACGGTCAGGCCCGTTTCTTCCTGGATCTCGCGCACCACACCGCCGGTTAGCGACTCGCCCAGTTCCAGCATCCCGCCGGGTAGCGACCATTTCCCTTTCAAGGGTTCACGACCCCTCTGCACCAGCAGGACACGGCCTTGGTCGACGACAACTGCTCCCACGCCGATAATCGGCGCGTCCGGAAATTCACGATTTAGAGATTTTGGCACCTTGTCTGCTTTCTACCATAGATCGCGGCGCGTCACTTGCGTAACCAGATAAAGTCACTCGGATCAACTTCTTGCGGGTATGCATCGAATGAACGCGAGTATCATCAAAGCTATCAGGAGAGCATCATGGCGGAGTTCGTGTTGCACATCGATGGAATGCATTGTGGCTCGTGCGTCAGGCGTGTAACCCAGGCACTGAACACGACAGGCGACGTAGAGGTGCAGGAGGTCCGCATCGGGGCGGCCAGATTGAAGTCGGCCGCTGACAACCCGCCTGTCGATGCAGCCATAGCTGCTCTTGCCAAGGCTGGATTCAGCGCACGATTGGAGCAATAAGCAGCAAGATGGCTTCATCCGCCACAGAGTCTATTTCACTACCGGTCATTGGGATGACGTGTGCCTCCTGCCAGCACCACGTGGAGAGTGCTCTACAGTCCACAGCCGGGGTAGTTTCTGCGCATGTTGACCTGATGGCCAATCGAGCTAGCATCGTTTTCGATCCGAGCGAGGCGTCGCCACAACGCCTGATCGAGTCTATTCGCAGTTCCGGCTACGACGCCGTTCTTCCTCATCCCGGAGGATCTGTTGCCGAAAAATCAGAAAGTTCCTACGGCAAAGCCGAAGCAAAAGCCGCGGCGACCCTGATTGCCGGCGGAATTGCCATGTTGTTGGCCATGCCGCTTGGTTCAGAAATGGGTCCAGTCGATCATTTTCTAATGGGCCTGATGCCCTGGCTCTACCAATTACAGCCGGACTATATTCGCTGGGGCCTGATGACAGTTACGTGGCTCTTGATGGTGTGGGCAGGTCGCGATATTTACATTGCAGCGGCCCGCGGCTTACAGCATGGAAGCACCAACATGAATACCCTGGTAAGCCTGGGAACCGGAGTGGCCTTTTTGTATTCGGCTTACGCCACAATCTTTCCGGCACCGGACCGCCAGGTTTATTTCGATGCAGTTCTGCTGATTATTGGATTTTTGCTTCTCGGCAAAGCGCTGGAGGCTCGCGCGAAGCGGCGTGCTCTGGCTGCGGTTCACGCATTGAGCCGGTTACGCCCGGCCACCGCTCGCCGCATTGCCGGCGGTGTCGAAACGGTTGTATCACTCGAAGACGTTCGCATTGGCGACAAGATCCTGGTGCTTCCTGGTGAGCGCATTCCCGTTGACGCGAGTATCGTCGAGGGTCAAACCAGTGTCGATGAATCAATGCTGACTGGAGAAGCTACTCCACTTGCCCGAGGAATTGGAGACCGGGTGCTGGCAGGTTCTCTGAACTACGACGGGGCCATCACCTGCAAGGCAGAGTCGCTCGGCGAAGATACGGTTCTCGCGCAAATTACGCGCATGGTGGAACAGGCGCAGTCGTCGCGCGCACCCACTGAACGACTCGCCGATCGCGCCAGCTCTATCTTTGTGCCGGTTGTTCTAGTGCTCGCTTGTGCAACGTTTGCCGTCTGGATGACTGTGACGCATTCTGTTTCGATGGCACTGGCCAGTACTGTCTCGGTGCTCGTTATCGCATGCCCATGCGCCATGGGACTCGCGGTTCCGGCGGCACTCACCGTCGCTGTTGGGCGGGCTGCGCAACTGGGTCTGCTTTACAAAGGCGGAGAAGCGCTGGAGCGGCTCTCCAATCTCAACGCCATCGTTCTCGACAAGACGGGAACCCTGACCATCGGCCGACCTGTATTGCAGGCCGTGCGTCCCGTCAAGGGATACAGCGAAGATGATCTCCTCCGCATGGCAGCTGCCGCCGAGGAGCGTTCAAACCATCCACTCGCACATGCGGTAGTCGATGCAGCCAGAGCACGCTCGATCAAGTGGGAACCAGCGTCGGAAGTCGTGGTGATTCCGGGTCGGGGAGTCGCCGCACGGGTCGAAGACTATAACTGCCTGCTTGGAAACGAGGCACTATTCCAAGAGTCGGCGATTCGCTTCCCGGACAGCATTCCTCCGGTGAGACCCGGCGTCACCCGGCTCTGGATGGCTCTCGACTATCAATCGATTGGATGTTTCGACGCGCGCGACTCCCTGCGACCCGACGCCAGCAGCGCAGTCGCTGCCCTTCGAAACAGCGGTCTGCGGGTGCTGATGCTTACCGGAGATTCGGCAGCAGCGTCCGCACCTATTGCCAATCAGGCAGGCATTGGAGAAGTGGAAGCTGGGCTCGATCCAGCTGGCAAACTCGCGCGCATCCGCTCGTTGCAGCAGCAGCGCCTTCGCGTTGCCATGGTCGGCGACGGAATCAACGACGCGGCCGCTCTGGCCCAGGCGGATGCCGGTATCTCGATGGGAAGTGGGTCAGACCTGGCACAGGAAGCAGGCGACGTGGTGCTGTTAAGGGCGCAACCGGCAGCAATCATCGCGGCAATCGATCTGGCCAAGGCTACCGTCGGTGTGATGCGGCAGAACCTGATGTGGGCCGCAGCCTACAACGTCATCGGTATCCCACTCGCGGCGGGGGCACTCTATCCGGTGTTTCATGTTCTGATCAACCCCTGGATTGCTGCGGCCGCTATGGCGCTTAGCTCCGTTAGCGTTCTAGCAAACAGTTTGCGCCTGCGTTCCTGGCAACCACACTCGCTACCCGACGCACCGGCAAGCTAAACTGGTGAATGAGCCCCAACTGTGCGCATCCTCACCCGCTACATCCTCGGCGAGATTCTCTCCTACACGCTCATCGGTTGCGCAATTTTCACGTTCATCCTGTTCATGCGCGATCTGAACCACATCCTTGAGGCGGTGGTTCGCAATAGTTCAACGTTTGAAAGCATCGCTGAAGTTTTCGTTTTCAATCTTCCGAATACATTCAAAGTCACAATCCCGATGGCCGTGCTCGTCGGCATTCTCCTGGGACTTAGCCGCCTGGCAGCTGATAGCGAAATCATTGCGATGCGCGCTTCAGGTTTGGGCATCGGTTACTTTGTACGAGTCGCTTCAGTGGTTGCGATCGGCGGGACCCTGCTGGGGCTGGTGAATTCTCTCTTCATTGCGCCGCGCGCTAACCGAGCCATCCTCGAGATGCAGCAGGAACTGGAGACTTCCCAGGCATCGTACGAGATTCAGCCGCGCGTTTTTTATGAGGATTTCCGCAACGCCGTTCTCTATGTACAAAATGTGCGCGGAGGCACTGGCGCCTCGAACTGGGATCAGGTCTTTATGGCTGATGTCACTGATCCTGGCAACCCGATCATCACAACCGCCGCATCAGCAACGGTAGTGAATGATTCGACGCTGGAGCTCTTGATGAGGCTTCGCGATGGATCCCGACATGAGACCGTTGCAGGACAGCCGACGCAATACAACATTTCCACCTTCCAGAAGACAGATCTGCCGCTCTCGCTAAGTCCTCAGAGCGAAATGCACCTGGGCCGCATGGATACAGCGATCTACGCGTTGCCGATGCGCGCGCTGGAGGAGCGCACGCGTGGACCGGATGGAAGGAGATTCCTTCTCGAGTTGCATACGAGGTTTTCGTACCCGGTTGCATGTCTGGTTCTCATGCTTGTCGGGGTGCCTCTCGGAGTCATTTCGCGACGGGGCGGAAAAAGTTCAGGACTGGTTTTCACCGTACTGCTGGTGCTGCTTTACTACATTCTTTCCTACACCGGGATAGCGCTAAGCCGGCAAGGCAAGCTCTCGCCTTTCCTCGGAGTGTGGATGGCCAATTTGCTTTTTGCCGCTGGCGGCAGCTTCCTTCTTTGGCAGATGGCCAGCGGGGGCCGCGTTCTCAGCTCAATCGCGAACTTGGTTTCGCGCGCGCCCAAACCCCGTATTCCCGTAAAGACAAATGGGGCACATCTTTCGCACTTGCTCGAAAAATTTCAGCCGCGTTCTGTCCGCATTGTTTCGCGTGGACTCTTCCCGCGCCTTCTTGACGCTTACGTAGTACGCGAGTTCTTCGGCATGTTTGTGCTTGTACTGACGAGCTTCGTCATGCTCATGCTGGTTTTCACGTTCTTTGAGCTGGTCGGAGATATCATTCGCAATCACATCGCGCTCGGGACAGTGGGGGATTACCTCTTCAACCTAGCGCCCAGCATGGTCTACCAGATCACACCGCTTGCCGTCCTGATCGCTGCCCTCGTAACTTTTGGTGTACTGAATCGCCATAGCGAAATTGTGGCCATGAAGGCCACGGGGATTAGCCTGTACCGTCTGGTAGTTCCAATTGTCTCAATCTCGGCGGTTCTGGCCATCTGCCTGTTCATGTTCGATGACTATTACCTTCCCTCGGCGAACCGTCGCCAGGAAGCGCTGCGAAGCACCATCAAGGGCAGACCACCACAGACCTTTCTGCATCCTGAACAAAAGTGGATGTTCGGCCAATCACGTCCGGGCGAGCAGGGACACATTTTTTACTACCAGTTCTTCGACGCGGATGATGATGCCTTCGTCAATCTCTCGATCTTCGAATTCAATCCCTCAACGTTTGCATTGTCGCGAAGAATCTTCGCATCGCGGGCAGTGTGGGATGAGCGAACCGAAACCTGGCGATTCCACAATGGTTGGGTGAGAAACATCGAAGGTAACAACTCGGAGTACAGCGAGTTTACGAGCACCAGC
It encodes:
- a CDS encoding carboxypeptidase-like regulatory domain-containing protein; this encodes MRKSSIVLLCLFTAFVTAQAQSNYAVVRGSIFDPQHHAVVGAHIHLSETSTGAAREVVSNATGLYEIAGLQPGAYSLKVDSQGFAQSEENIDLEVGQQATLDVVLRVNKESQTVTVAASGELLKTQDASVGEVVDQHSVDSLPLNGRMLIDLVLTVPGAHVSHGAATGDMNPLYWRPGQRSAVSIGGSRPNGNYFLLDGATNTDPTFSTQNLSASPDAVQEFQVQTGSYAADMGGAGGGQINIVTRSGTAHLHGTVYEFLRNGDMDAHSFNDMGMSNFLVQNNFGASVGGPVWHTGKTFFFVNYEGLRNVETMAMVDTVPTAAEATGDFSQSGVNIYDPATTQANPSFNPSLPVSKSNPQYIRQQFEYNGVLNVIPPSRLTQAASIMLNKYTPQPNTMDMGSMTMMGQPTVVGAGNDANNYLDLRKQRMNDDQGTVRIDHNFGNGDLAYFRYSGAGEFGFMPEGLPGFGFYHDDLAQNGILAWNHVFSSQLVNSASGAISRLTMMHSTESANRNDIVTELGITGTGFGGPAAWGAPYFNVQGYTPMGDNYIATPMHAWDTVIEGRDTLNWQIGRHSAKFGGSYRDFIWPMWGFFQNRGYYQFTNGFTTQDALNDGTGSALASFELGLPAARQGQAGVPQMDLRQWYADGYAQDSWRLTTTTTLTYGVRYEFMSPLVDIRYTNSNLDLSSGTPQVFIGGQNGYPKGLMYANHTNFAPRLGLAQSIPHLGVVAHVAYGIFYTPVDMNTWCNQRHNVPYVFPLTSQSDPYLPSINTLNFPAPVLGTSVVSFTSVQLHAPAQYIQQWSTSLEKQVGKATTVELGYLGAGGFHLQRSHLINNAEPGPGLIQPRRPHPKISFVANTVFPAGVNVASSTFPVSTINLLENTSQSWYDAGYVNVRQRYSNGLSFLANYTFAKSLENAPDFRSPMFEAATPQNNDDLNAEKGPGCDVKHRFALSAVYSSHAMGTNHLMQALSRDWRGSMVFQAQTGFPLTISVFGDTANAGTVVGENPIRANVTGQKVFASGTRNSTTWFNPSAFAAPAAYTYGNSGRNSVYGPGMQTMDLGLVREFPMAEKARFEARAEFFNALNHTNLGTPNRFVNTSSFGSITEVSSPGREIQLSARISF
- a CDS encoding alpha/beta hydrolase produces the protein MKRLAKWFVFVFLALVITLGLAFWLRPLSVFRVFNKGQMYFIGARSNYIDLGEIRVHYYTLGPADGSVVVLVHGLGGRSEDWEKLAPYLARAGYRVYLPDLPGYGESDKPADFSYSVRDEAKVVTSFFDALGLKQVDLGGWSMGGWIVQLVAAEHPERIRRLMLFDSAGPYVKPDWDIKLFTPVSPAELEKFDALLMPHPPRLPRFVAEDILRTSREHAWIIHRAIDSMLTGRDTTDALLPTLKMPVLLVWGDVDQITPLSEGQKIHQLIPQSRMNIIPGCGHLAPNECAGQIGPGMVSFLKQ
- a CDS encoding NUDIX hydrolase — protein: MPKSLNREFPDAPIIGVGAVVVDQGRVLLVQRGREPLKGKWSLPGGMLELGESLTGGVVREIQEETGLTVEVLELIELLDRIYRETGPEGERVRYHYVIADYLCRVVGGVLQAASDADAVRWVERAEWNSHSALALDPITVRVIEAGWQRAKTLSFTKQEPS
- a CDS encoding heavy-metal-associated domain-containing protein; this encodes MAEFVLHIDGMHCGSCVRRVTQALNTTGDVEVQEVRIGAARLKSAADNPPVDAAIAALAKAGFSARLEQ
- a CDS encoding heavy metal translocating P-type ATPase, giving the protein MASSATESISLPVIGMTCASCQHHVESALQSTAGVVSAHVDLMANRASIVFDPSEASPQRLIESIRSSGYDAVLPHPGGSVAEKSESSYGKAEAKAAATLIAGGIAMLLAMPLGSEMGPVDHFLMGLMPWLYQLQPDYIRWGLMTVTWLLMVWAGRDIYIAAARGLQHGSTNMNTLVSLGTGVAFLYSAYATIFPAPDRQVYFDAVLLIIGFLLLGKALEARAKRRALAAVHALSRLRPATARRIAGGVETVVSLEDVRIGDKILVLPGERIPVDASIVEGQTSVDESMLTGEATPLARGIGDRVLAGSLNYDGAITCKAESLGEDTVLAQITRMVEQAQSSRAPTERLADRASSIFVPVVLVLACATFAVWMTVTHSVSMALASTVSVLVIACPCAMGLAVPAALTVAVGRAAQLGLLYKGGEALERLSNLNAIVLDKTGTLTIGRPVLQAVRPVKGYSEDDLLRMAAAAEERSNHPLAHAVVDAARARSIKWEPASEVVVIPGRGVAARVEDYNCLLGNEALFQESAIRFPDSIPPVRPGVTRLWMALDYQSIGCFDARDSLRPDASSAVAALRNSGLRVLMLTGDSAAASAPIANQAGIGEVEAGLDPAGKLARIRSLQQQRLRVAMVGDGINDAAALAQADAGISMGSGSDLAQEAGDVVLLRAQPAAIIAAIDLAKATVGVMRQNLMWAAAYNVIGIPLAAGALYPVFHVLINPWIAAAAMALSSVSVLANSLRLRSWQPHSLPDAPAS
- the lptG gene encoding LPS export ABC transporter permease LptG produces the protein MRILTRYILGEILSYTLIGCAIFTFILFMRDLNHILEAVVRNSSTFESIAEVFVFNLPNTFKVTIPMAVLVGILLGLSRLAADSEIIAMRASGLGIGYFVRVASVVAIGGTLLGLVNSLFIAPRANRAILEMQQELETSQASYEIQPRVFYEDFRNAVLYVQNVRGGTGASNWDQVFMADVTDPGNPIITTAASATVVNDSTLELLMRLRDGSRHETVAGQPTQYNISTFQKTDLPLSLSPQSEMHLGRMDTAIYALPMRALEERTRGPDGRRFLLELHTRFSYPVACLVLMLVGVPLGVISRRGGKSSGLVFTVLLVLLYYILSYTGIALSRQGKLSPFLGVWMANLLFAAGGSFLLWQMASGGRVLSSIANLVSRAPKPRIPVKTNGAHLSHLLEKFQPRSVRIVSRGLFPRLLDAYVVREFFGMFVLVLTSFVMLMLVFTFFELVGDIIRNHIALGTVGDYLFNLAPSMVYQITPLAVLIAALVTFGVLNRHSEIVAMKATGISLYRLVVPIVSISAVLAICLFMFDDYYLPSANRRQEALRSTIKGRPPQTFLHPEQKWMFGQSRPGEQGHIFYYQFFDADDDAFVNLSIFEFNPSTFALSRRIFASRAVWDERTETWRFHNGWVRNIEGNNSEYSEFTSTSFAEIQEDPGYFKKENLQSQEMNFSQLDGYIRDLRQSGFDTMRLRVALWHKLAYPLIAIVMAVLAIPFALSMGRRGSLTGIAVAISVALAYWVVDGLFSAMGNVNYLPAALAAWSPDILFGLAGGYLLLRTPT